Part of the Pseudomonadota bacterium genome is shown below.
TCCAACAACAGGTATTGGAGGTTTGACCGGGTGGTATGAACTATCAAGGTTTTTTATAAACAATCTTTTCACATGATTTTTCTTCATTAAAGGTGAATAAACACCCTCAATGTTGCTCAATTCCTTCAGAACGCTCATTCTATCAATCCCTTTCAGTCCCTTAACCACATGCAGGATGTCAACAAGGGCCTCCTCTGCCTCCCCGACCACAATAAGGTCAAAGAATCTTTCAAAAGGCCTTGGATTAAGCATAAGCGGACCGCCGCCTATCACTATCGGGTACCCACCCCTGTCTTCTGGCTTCATTGGGATTCCACCTAACTCCAGCATATTAAGGACATTGGCAACATTCAACTCATAAGAAAGGGAAAAGCCCACCAGATCCATAACATGTAGCGGTGTCCTGGACTCAAGCGTGAAAATGGGAATATTTTCCCTCCTCAAATACATCTCCATATCATGCCAGGGAGCAAAACACCTCTCACACCATACCCCTTCTATGCTATTTGCAAGTTCATACAGAAGAAAATAACCGAAGTAGGACATTCCCACCTCATATATATCGGGGTAGCAAAGAGCGAATCTTACAGTTACCTTTCTGGGATCCTTAATAATCCCGTTAGGCTCTATACCTGTATACCTTGCAGGTCTGGTAATATGGTTTGGGATATCAAACATTATGTTTATTTTAATTAATGAAGAATGAAAAATGTAGAATGTAGAATTTTTCCTAAATTCTTAATTCTTCATTCTTAATTCTTAATTCTTAGTTTTATACTCCTTCATAATCATAGAAAGGTCATTCATCACCATCTCTTTTATCCTCTCCAGCGCTTGCCCGCTTATCGCTTCAAACCTTAATACAAGGACTGGTTGAGTATTTGAAGACCTTACGAGCCCCCAGCCATCCTCCAAAATCACCCTTACACCATCTATATCGATTATCTTAAACCTATCCCTATAATATTCAGTCAACCTTTTTACAACTCCAAACTTTACATTATCAGGACAATCAAGCCTTATCTCCGGGGTAGAATACATTTTGGGCACATCCTTCAGATATTCAGAGACAGGTCTTTCATCTTTCCCCATAATTTCAAGTAATCTCAAAGATGAGTATATCGCATCATCGAATCCAAAAAACTTGTCAGCAAAAAACATATGTCCACTCATCTCCCCACCAAGAAGGGCCCCTACTTCCTTCATCTTTTGTTTTATGAGGGAGTGACCTGCCTTCCACATGATGGGTTTACCTCCATGTTTCTCCACATCTTCAAATAAATTCTGAGAACATTTTACTTCTGAAACAAAATATGCACCCTTGTTTTCCTTTAATATATCTCTTGCAAATATTATCATGAGATAATCACCCCAGATAATGTTTCCCTCATTGTCGATAACACCAATTCTATCACCATCACCATCATAGCCAATACCCACATCAGCTCTTTTATCAAGTACCGTTTTTCTTAGTGTCTCGATATTCTTTTCTACTGTCGGGTCTGGAAAATGGTTGGGAAAGTGTCCATCCATATCGCAGAAAAGCTCAATTACCTCCTGTCCCATCTCTTTCATAATGGGGGATGCAAAGGCCCCTGCAGTTCCATTGCCTGCATCGATTACAACCCTGAAGCACTTCTTTAGCTTTATGTTGCTTCTTAAGAAGTTGTAGTATTCTTCAACAATACCTTTATACTCCTTACATGAACCTTCTCCATGGACAAATCTTTTTTCTTCAATGATTTTACCTATATACTGTATCTCTTCTCCAAAGAGGGTGGTTTTTCCATATGCTACCTTAAAACCATTAAATTCAGGTGGATTATGACTTCCAGTTATCATTATTCCACCATCTATCTCAAGATTAAAGAGGGAGAAATAAAATAACGGAGTGGGTACAAGACCCAGGTCTATAACATTCAAGCCCCCTTCCATCATACCTTCAACAACAAGGTTTCTGAAGTGCTCGGAGCTCAACCGGCAATCCCTCGCAATGGATGCATTCTTCTTTCCTCTTTCGGACATATACGCAGCAAACGCCCTGCCAATATCCCTGACAACCTCGTCAGTCAGGTCTTCATCAACCCTGCCCCTTATATCATATTCCCTGAATATCTCCTTGTTCATCTATGCCTCCTATTCCTCTATAAATGCCGCACCCATAACAGCCGCCTCTTCTCCAAACCTTGCCTTCTCTACCCGTAAACCCTTTAGAGAAGCCGGCATTGCCCTCTTTTCCATCACTTGTTTTGTCTCATCAACAAGATACTTCGTCCCGTAAATCACCCCTCCGCCTAAAACAATAATTTCAGGATTTAGTAGATTAATAAGACTTGCAAGCGCTGTGCCCATATATACAATCACTTCCTGCCATATTTTTCCACACAAATCATCCCCAATAAGATAGGCTTCTTCAATGTGGCCGGCGTGTAACATCTCTATGTTCCCATTTATCACATCCCAGATTTTACCTCTATACCCTCCTCTTATTTCCTTTTTTACCCTCTCTACTATATATGAACCCCCGCAGTATGCCTCAAAACACCCTGAATTTCCACAGCGGCATCTATATCCATAGGGATTCAGTGTAATATGTCCAACCTCTCCCCCAACACCCGAGAACCCCCTGTACAGTTTTCTATCTATTATCAGCCCACCACCAATGCCGGTTCCAACAAATATACCAAGTACATCATCAGGTTTCCCGTTCAAACCAAACTTCCATTCTCCGTATGTAGCCGCATTTACATCGTTCTCGATAAATGTTTCTATGCCGCATGCCTTCTCTATATCATCCCTTAAGGGGACATTATGTAATCCCAGGTTAGGCGAGAATATAATATTTTTAGAATCTTTGTCTATCTGGCCTGCTGATGCTATACCTATCCTTTCTATTTCCTGTTTTTCAATCCCCTTTTCCCTTATAACATCACTCACCAAACCAGTAATACCCTCCATGATGCCTTTGTATCCTCTCTCCTTGTCTGTTGGAATCTTTTTTCTGTACGTTACACTACCACTTCCATCCACAATACCGGCTATTATCTTCGTTCCTCCCACATCAATACCTATTCTCATATTCAACCTCACCAAATTCAGGGGTTAGGGGATAGGGTCAGGGGTTAGCTATACCCTATACCCTTTTCTTCAACATCTCCATAAGCATCTGTGCGTTCTTCACCGCCTTGCCTGCATGACAGTTGTTAAAAAAGACAAATGTCTCAGAGGCATTTCCCGCAATATCTTTTATCGGTGAAACAAATTCCTTAAGTTCCTTCTCTGTATATAAATAATCATACCTTACATCAACCGGTTCACCAAACCATGCCCTGTTTCTCCCATGAAAACGGAAATAACCTATCCTGGAGGTAAGAACGGGAGAAAAAGGCACAAGACCTTTGATCTTTGGTTCATCTACAACACAATACCCAAAGGATAAATCCTTCAGGGTTTCCATGTACCTGTCCTGTAACCATTTTACATTTCTAAACTCCACAACCACTTCAATACCGTAAAACTCTTCCCGCAATAACTTCAAATAATCTATGTTGTGACTATCTGGAAGAAATGCATAGGGGAACTGAAATAGTAATGCCTTTAAGTTGTCACCGAGGGGACTGACACCATCCTTAAAAATTTTAAACTGCCCTTTAAGCATCTCTGTCCTCTCATGAGTCATACCTTTGTATGCCTTTACCGCAAAAGAGAAATCCCTTGAAGTCCTTTTCACAAAAGATTCCATTGTTCTTTTTGAAGGCATAGTATAATACGTAAAATTGACCTCAAGGGCCTTAAAACCCAAAACACGCTCATAATACGGGAGCATTTCATGCCTTTTGATTCCTGTTGGATATACCTCGCCTATCCAGTCATCAAATGAAAAACCACTTGTACCTATCAGAATATCTCCCATAAAAAAGTTCGGAGTTTAGAGTTCAGTGTTCGGAGTTTAAATATCGAACCTTAAGCTTTGCCCCTTGTCCTTTGCATTTTAATTTGACATATTTCGCCAATATCTAAATAATATATGTGAAAATCCAAAATCTCAAGGTAAAAAGGGGCTAATATGGAAAAACAGTATGTAATCGATGATATCACTTTAAAAGATACATGGAGGTTATTCCATATAATTGCGGAGTTTGTGGAAGGTTTTGAAAACCTTGCAGATATCCACCCTGCAATCAGCATATTTGGAAGTTCAAGGTGCAAGGAAGGTGACTTATTA
Proteins encoded:
- a CDS encoding phosphomannomutase/phosphoglucomutase — protein: MNKEIFREYDIRGRVDEDLTDEVVRDIGRAFAAYMSERGKKNASIARDCRLSSEHFRNLVVEGMMEGGLNVIDLGLVPTPLFYFSLFNLEIDGGIMITGSHNPPEFNGFKVAYGKTTLFGEEIQYIGKIIEEKRFVHGEGSCKEYKGIVEEYYNFLRSNIKLKKCFRVVIDAGNGTAGAFASPIMKEMGQEVIELFCDMDGHFPNHFPDPTVEKNIETLRKTVLDKRADVGIGYDGDGDRIGVIDNEGNIIWGDYLMIIFARDILKENKGAYFVSEVKCSQNLFEDVEKHGGKPIMWKAGHSLIKQKMKEVGALLGGEMSGHMFFADKFFGFDDAIYSSLRLLEIMGKDERPVSEYLKDVPKMYSTPEIRLDCPDNVKFGVVKRLTEYYRDRFKIIDIDGVRVILEDGWGLVRSSNTQPVLVLRFEAISGQALERIKEMVMNDLSMIMKEYKTKN
- a CDS encoding ROK family protein, which gives rise to MRIGIDVGGTKIIAGIVDGSGSVTYRKKIPTDKERGYKGIMEGITGLVSDVIREKGIEKQEIERIGIASAGQIDKDSKNIIFSPNLGLHNVPLRDDIEKACGIETFIENDVNAATYGEWKFGLNGKPDDVLGIFVGTGIGGGLIIDRKLYRGFSGVGGEVGHITLNPYGYRCRCGNSGCFEAYCGGSYIVERVKKEIRGGYRGKIWDVINGNIEMLHAGHIEEAYLIGDDLCGKIWQEVIVYMGTALASLINLLNPEIIVLGGGVIYGTKYLVDETKQVMEKRAMPASLKGLRVEKARFGEEAAVMGAAFIEE
- a CDS encoding DUF72 domain-containing protein codes for the protein MGDILIGTSGFSFDDWIGEVYPTGIKRHEMLPYYERVLGFKALEVNFTYYTMPSKRTMESFVKRTSRDFSFAVKAYKGMTHERTEMLKGQFKIFKDGVSPLGDNLKALLFQFPYAFLPDSHNIDYLKLLREEFYGIEVVVEFRNVKWLQDRYMETLKDLSFGYCVVDEPKIKGLVPFSPVLTSRIGYFRFHGRNRAWFGEPVDVRYDYLYTEKELKEFVSPIKDIAGNASETFVFFNNCHAGKAVKNAQMLMEMLKKRV